A window of the Streptomyces sp. NBC_00250 genome harbors these coding sequences:
- a CDS encoding beta family protein: MSDPSSDRSSDPLYVPALPARRNALDAYDSLPPRVRARVTPLWSIPPRVGRVRTRGGRPPHPLDPDPAALAARLGAVLHRIETVQRGRPAWVDAFHVEDQAWPFDAPGRPGAARTSLRPVTGVERPAGQQTASAEAARASGSGLGVRVFPTGPSDEKLRDEVGLLLDRIAFARCPLDLLLDLGAVVDEHCPAEKRALRALALLGPLHRWRTVVLLAGSFPPGYPEDYGAPLAEAHRFDWDVWHMLVDGPDRPEVRVAYGDYGADHAGSADRPMEAAGGSPWGVVRYTTERTFLLARVPTRGPDHADAVRALVREIVCAEGFRGAEFSEGERWLVSCAAGAGSAGVGGPEAWLRSGHVQHMAQVVRALRRRP; this comes from the coding sequence ATGTCCGATCCGTCGTCAGACCGTTCGTCCGACCCGCTCTACGTGCCCGCGTTGCCCGCCCGCCGGAACGCGCTCGACGCGTACGACTCCCTTCCGCCACGGGTACGCGCGCGCGTGACGCCGCTGTGGAGCATCCCGCCACGGGTCGGGCGGGTCCGCACGAGGGGCGGGCGGCCGCCCCACCCGCTCGACCCCGACCCGGCCGCGCTCGCCGCCCGTCTGGGGGCGGTTCTGCACCGGATCGAGACCGTTCAGCGGGGTCGGCCGGCCTGGGTCGACGCCTTCCACGTCGAGGACCAGGCATGGCCCTTCGACGCACCCGGCCGGCCCGGTGCGGCACGGACCTCGCTCCGGCCGGTGACGGGCGTCGAGCGCCCCGCCGGGCAGCAGACGGCGAGCGCCGAGGCCGCCCGGGCGAGCGGCAGCGGCCTCGGCGTCCGGGTGTTCCCGACCGGGCCGTCCGACGAGAAGCTGAGGGACGAGGTCGGCCTCCTCCTGGACCGGATCGCGTTCGCGCGCTGCCCGTTGGACCTGTTGCTCGACCTCGGCGCCGTCGTCGACGAGCACTGCCCGGCGGAGAAACGGGCGCTGCGCGCCCTCGCCCTGCTCGGTCCCCTCCACCGCTGGCGGACGGTCGTCCTGCTCGCCGGTTCCTTCCCTCCCGGCTACCCCGAGGACTACGGAGCACCGCTCGCGGAGGCGCACCGATTCGACTGGGACGTCTGGCACATGCTCGTCGACGGGCCCGACCGCCCGGAGGTACGCGTCGCCTACGGCGACTACGGCGCCGACCACGCCGGGAGCGCCGACCGGCCCATGGAGGCGGCCGGAGGCTCCCCCTGGGGAGTCGTGCGCTACACCACCGAGCGCACGTTCCTCCTCGCGCGCGTGCCCACCCGGGGGCCCGACCACGCGGACGCGGTCCGCGCGCTGGTCCGGGAGATCGTGTGCGCGGAGGGCTTCCGGGGAGCCGAGTTCAGCGAGGGGGAGCGCTGGCTGGTCTCCTGCGCGGCCGGAGCGGGCAGCGCGGGGGTCGGCGGTCCCGAGGCCTGGCTGCGCTCGGGCCACGTCCAGCACATGGCCCAGGTCGTCCGGGCCCTACGGAGACGCCCGTGA
- a CDS encoding fibronectin type III domain-containing protein — MQRPLAASLLTALALPLALTLTLTGCAGAAAPEAKDTRAPTTPTGVTATAGSAGTVHVMWSAATDDRAVTGYAVYSEGRRIKDLPATTLMTDVVGLAPATRHRFTVRARDAAGNVSAPSTTVTATTLRATAEDRTPPTTPAALRATPDGSRAVTLRWSAAEDDTRVTAYDVYQADTRIHTVPGTTTTAHVTGLRPGTAYAFTVRARDAAENSSPDSAPADLTTAPSPGAPANTAPTRLTATATKGEITVAWTPPVTEAPVTHHELHLDGRFATTVIWGTTPPPGRATYTFPVQDPPGTRYTVTLRAQLPDGTWGDFSAPRTVVVR; from the coding sequence GTGCAACGCCCGCTAGCCGCAAGCCTGTTGACTGCCCTCGCGCTTCCCCTCGCCCTGACTCTCACCCTCACGGGGTGCGCGGGCGCCGCCGCTCCCGAGGCCAAGGACACCCGCGCCCCCACCACCCCCACCGGAGTCACCGCCACCGCCGGCAGCGCCGGCACGGTCCACGTCATGTGGAGCGCGGCCACCGACGACCGGGCCGTCACCGGGTACGCGGTCTACAGCGAGGGCCGCAGGATCAAGGACCTCCCGGCCACCACCCTGATGACCGACGTGGTCGGACTCGCCCCCGCCACCCGCCACCGCTTCACGGTCCGGGCCCGCGACGCCGCCGGCAACGTCTCGGCGCCGAGCACCACCGTCACCGCGACCACCCTCCGCGCCACCGCCGAGGACCGCACGCCCCCCACCACGCCGGCCGCACTCCGCGCCACCCCCGACGGCAGCCGCGCCGTGACCCTCCGCTGGTCGGCTGCCGAGGACGACACCCGGGTCACCGCCTACGACGTGTATCAGGCCGACACCCGCATCCACACCGTGCCCGGCACCACGACCACCGCCCACGTCACCGGACTGCGCCCCGGCACCGCCTACGCGTTCACCGTCCGCGCCCGCGACGCCGCCGAGAACTCCTCACCGGACAGCGCCCCCGCCGACCTGACCACGGCCCCGTCGCCGGGCGCGCCCGCGAACACCGCCCCCACCCGCCTCACCGCGACGGCGACCAAGGGCGAGATCACCGTCGCATGGACCCCACCGGTCACGGAGGCCCCCGTCACCCACCACGAACTCCACCTCGACGGCAGGTTCGCCACCACCGTCATCTGGGGCACCACCCCACCCCCCGGCCGCGCCACCTACACCTTCCCGGTCCAGGACCCCCCGGGCACCCGCTACACCGTCACCCTCCGCGCCCAACTCCCGGACGGCACCTGGGGCGACTTCTCGGCGCCCCGGACGGTGGTGGTGCGCTGA
- a CDS encoding aspartate/glutamate racemase family protein: MVLINPNTSTATTAMMAALARRALGDALPVRGVTVRRGPRMLTDPAALRAAAPEVLAAGLRATAAGDCAALLVGAFGDPGAAELRAATGVPVVGLGEAALREAAVGGTPFGIATTTPLLAEAIAAQVTALGLADRYTGLRLTTGSPEHLSADPQLLLDELGRAVRACVERDGARAVVIGGGPLGEAAQALRTRCAVRIVEPVPAACRAIVRSLWR; this comes from the coding sequence GTGGTGCTGATCAACCCCAACACCTCCACCGCCACGACCGCGATGATGGCCGCCCTCGCCCGGCGCGCCCTGGGCGACGCCTTGCCTGTACGCGGCGTGACCGTGCGCCGCGGCCCGCGCATGCTCACCGACCCGGCCGCGCTGCGCGCCGCAGCCCCGGAGGTCCTTGCCGCGGGCCTCCGCGCCACGGCCGCCGGCGACTGCGCGGCGCTCCTCGTCGGCGCCTTCGGCGACCCGGGAGCGGCGGAGCTGCGCGCGGCGACAGGGGTGCCCGTGGTGGGGCTGGGCGAGGCGGCCCTCAGGGAGGCGGCCGTCGGCGGCACCCCCTTCGGCATCGCCACCACGACGCCGCTCCTGGCCGAGGCCATCGCCGCCCAGGTGACGGCCCTGGGCCTCGCCGACCGGTACACGGGCCTCCGCCTGACGACAGGCAGCCCCGAACACCTCTCCGCCGACCCGCAGTTGCTCCTCGACGAACTGGGGCGCGCGGTCCGCGCCTGCGTGGAACGGGACGGGGCACGGGCGGTCGTCATCGGCGGCGGCCCACTGGGCGAGGCGGCGCAGGCCCTCCGCACCCGGTGCGCGGTCAGGATCGTGGAGCCGGTCCCGGCGGCGTGCCGGGCGATCGTGCGCTCGCTGTGGCGGTGA
- a CDS encoding nucleobase:cation symporter-2 family protein: MVTSGLQHVAAMYAGVVAPPLIVGAAVGLSGTELTFLTGASLFTAGLATFLQTLGVWKIGARLPFVNGVTFAGVAPMLAIVDTTDDKADALPVIFGAIIVAGLLGFLAAPWFSRLVRFFPPVVTGTVITLIGVSLLPVAFGWAQGPNPAAEDYGSTTFLSLAGITLVVVLLLRRFTRGFLKQIAVLVGLVIGTLIAIPFGVTDFSPVTEADIVGFPTPFHFGGPQFALAAIISMCVVMLVSMTESTADMLALGEIVDRPADEKTIAAGLRADTLGSAISPLFNGFMCSAFAQNIGLVAMTRIRSRFVVACGGGFLVLMGLSPVAASLISVVPRPVLGGAGVVLFGSVAASGIQTLVKAGLEKDNNVLIVAVSLAVGIIPITAPEFYHAFPETAKIILDSGISTGCVAAVLLNVVFNHLGKGRDDDEVTAPMEPGDEISGSHTVKAAHVH, encoded by the coding sequence ATGGTCACCAGCGGCCTCCAGCACGTGGCCGCCATGTACGCGGGCGTCGTGGCCCCGCCCCTGATCGTCGGAGCGGCCGTCGGCCTCTCCGGTACCGAACTCACCTTCCTGACCGGCGCCAGCCTGTTCACCGCGGGTCTCGCCACCTTCCTCCAGACGCTCGGGGTCTGGAAGATCGGTGCCCGGCTCCCGTTCGTCAACGGCGTCACCTTCGCCGGCGTCGCACCGATGCTCGCCATCGTCGACACCACCGACGACAAGGCCGACGCGCTCCCCGTGATCTTCGGCGCGATCATCGTCGCCGGACTCCTCGGATTCCTCGCCGCCCCCTGGTTCTCCCGGCTGGTGCGGTTCTTCCCGCCGGTCGTCACCGGCACCGTGATCACCCTCATCGGCGTCTCCCTCCTCCCGGTCGCCTTCGGCTGGGCCCAGGGGCCCAACCCCGCCGCCGAGGACTACGGTTCGACCACGTTCCTCTCGCTGGCCGGCATCACGCTCGTCGTCGTCCTGCTGCTCCGCCGCTTCACCCGCGGCTTCCTCAAGCAGATCGCCGTCCTCGTCGGCCTCGTCATCGGCACCCTCATCGCCATACCGTTCGGCGTCACCGACTTCTCCCCGGTGACCGAGGCGGACATCGTCGGCTTCCCGACGCCGTTCCACTTCGGCGGCCCGCAGTTCGCCCTCGCCGCGATCATCTCCATGTGTGTGGTCATGCTGGTCTCCATGACCGAGTCGACCGCCGACATGCTGGCGCTCGGCGAGATCGTCGACCGGCCCGCCGACGAGAAGACCATCGCCGCCGGACTGCGCGCCGACACCCTCGGCTCCGCGATCAGCCCGCTCTTCAACGGCTTCATGTGCAGTGCCTTCGCCCAGAACATCGGCCTGGTCGCCATGACCCGGATCCGCAGCCGCTTCGTCGTCGCCTGCGGCGGTGGCTTCCTGGTCCTGATGGGCCTCTCGCCGGTCGCCGCCTCGCTCATCTCGGTCGTCCCCCGGCCGGTCCTCGGCGGCGCGGGCGTCGTCCTCTTCGGCTCGGTCGCCGCCAGCGGCATCCAGACCCTGGTCAAGGCCGGTCTGGAGAAGGACAACAACGTGCTGATCGTGGCCGTCTCGCTGGCCGTCGGCATCATCCCGATCACCGCGCCGGAGTTCTACCACGCCTTCCCGGAGACGGCGAAGATCATCCTGGACTCGGGCATCTCGACCGGCTGCGTCGCGGCGGTCCTGCTCAACGTGGTCTTCAACCACCTGGGCAAGGGCCGGGACGACGACGAGGTCACCGCGCCGATGGAGCCCGGCGACGAGATCTCCGGCAGCCACACGGTGAAGGCGGCGCACGTCCACTGA
- a CDS encoding 8-oxoguanine deaminase, which yields MAAPAAAQRIVIENAAIATVDANDTEYASGYLVVADNKIESIGAGKAPEGLENVVRRIDATGHLVTPGLVNTHHHFYQWITRGLATDHNLFNWLVALYPTWSRIDESMVRVAAQGSLAMMARGGVTTAMDHHYVYPKNSGDLSGAIIGAASDMGVRFTLARGSMDMSEKDGFLPPDFAVETTEGALAATEETVKKFHDASFDAMTQVAVAPCSPFSISTQLLKQGAELARRLGVRMHTHGSETVEEEKFCHELFGMGPTDYFESTGFLGEDVWMAHCVHMNDSDIAAFARTGTGVAHCPSSNARLAAGIARVPDMLKAGVPVGLGVDGTASNESGELHTELRNALLINRLGAHREAALNARQALRLGTYGGAQVLGRADNIGSLEAGKLADFVLWKIDGLGHSSIADPVTAIVFGAAAPVTASFVNGKQIVENNRLLFADEEQIARDARAEAQRLARIAAQG from the coding sequence ATGGCAGCACCTGCGGCAGCCCAGCGCATCGTCATCGAGAACGCGGCGATCGCGACCGTCGACGCGAACGACACCGAGTACGCCTCCGGCTACCTCGTCGTCGCGGACAACAAGATCGAGTCCATCGGTGCCGGCAAGGCTCCCGAGGGACTGGAGAACGTGGTCCGGCGCATCGACGCCACCGGTCACCTCGTCACGCCCGGTCTCGTCAACACCCACCACCACTTCTACCAGTGGATCACCCGGGGCCTGGCGACCGACCACAACCTCTTCAACTGGCTGGTCGCGCTCTACCCGACCTGGTCGCGGATCGACGAGTCGATGGTGCGCGTGGCCGCGCAGGGCTCCCTGGCGATGATGGCCCGCGGCGGTGTCACCACCGCCATGGACCACCACTACGTCTACCCGAAGAACTCCGGCGACCTGTCCGGCGCCATCATCGGTGCCGCCTCCGACATGGGCGTCCGCTTCACCCTCGCCCGCGGCTCGATGGACATGAGCGAGAAGGACGGCTTCCTGCCGCCCGACTTCGCCGTCGAGACCACCGAGGGCGCGCTCGCCGCCACGGAGGAGACCGTCAAGAAGTTCCACGACGCCTCCTTCGACGCGATGACCCAGGTCGCCGTCGCCCCCTGCTCCCCGTTCTCCATCTCCACCCAGCTCCTCAAGCAGGGTGCCGAGCTGGCCCGCCGGCTCGGGGTGCGCATGCACACCCACGGCTCGGAGACCGTGGAGGAGGAGAAGTTCTGCCACGAGCTGTTCGGGATGGGACCGACGGACTACTTCGAGTCCACCGGCTTCCTCGGCGAGGACGTGTGGATGGCGCACTGCGTCCACATGAACGACTCCGACATCGCGGCCTTCGCCCGCACCGGTACGGGTGTGGCGCACTGCCCGTCCTCCAACGCGCGCCTCGCCGCCGGCATCGCCCGCGTACCCGACATGCTGAAGGCGGGCGTGCCGGTCGGCCTCGGTGTCGACGGCACCGCGTCCAACGAGTCCGGCGAGCTCCACACCGAGCTGCGCAACGCGCTCCTCATCAACCGCCTCGGCGCCCACCGCGAGGCCGCGCTCAACGCCCGCCAGGCCCTGCGCCTCGGCACCTACGGCGGTGCGCAGGTCCTCGGCCGCGCCGACAACATCGGCTCCCTCGAAGCCGGCAAGCTCGCCGACTTCGTCCTCTGGAAGATCGACGGCCTCGGCCACTCCTCGATCGCCGACCCGGTCACCGCGATCGTCTTCGGCGCCGCGGCCCCGGTCACCGCCTCCTTCGTCAACGGCAAGCAGATCGTCGAGAACAACCGACTGCTGTTCGCCGACGAGGAGCAGATCGCGCGCGACGCGCGCGCGGAGGCCCAGCGTCTGGCCCGCATCGCGGCCCAGGGCTGA
- a CDS encoding nucleobase:cation symporter-2 family protein, with product MAQPATGPAHAEGPCSTPPDTIQQVHPVDEKLPASRLVPAALQHIAAMYAGVVTPPLIIGQAVGLDAAGMTRLIAASLLIAGCATILQTLGIRRFAGNRLPFVNAASSAGIAPMLAIAETSAPGHQLPAIYGAVMVAGVFCLAVGPFFGRLLRFFPPLVTGVVITLIGVTLMPVPVGWAQGGDKTAADFGAMKYLALAGFTLVVILLFQRFGKGFVKQIALLLGLFIGTLAAIPFGMADFTALREAPVAALPAPFAFGAPEFQPAAILSLCIVMLVLMTESSAGMLALGEICERRSDGRIITRGLRTDGIATLIGPVFGGFPTSAFAQNVGVVSLTRVRSRYVVAVAGGALLVLGAFPVLGAVVSMVPMPVLGGAGIVLFGSIAVSGIRTLSEAGLDDSSNIILVAVALGAGIIPLAAPTFYAEFPAWAQTVLGSGISAGALVAVLLNLFFHHLGTRSRHAAPALKSS from the coding sequence ATGGCACAGCCCGCAACGGGGCCGGCGCACGCCGAAGGCCCGTGTTCCACCCCGCCGGACACCATCCAGCAGGTCCATCCGGTGGACGAAAAGCTTCCTGCCTCGCGGCTCGTCCCCGCGGCACTCCAGCACATCGCCGCCATGTACGCCGGCGTGGTCACCCCTCCGCTCATCATCGGCCAGGCCGTCGGCCTGGACGCGGCCGGGATGACCCGGCTCATCGCCGCCAGTCTGCTCATCGCCGGCTGCGCGACGATCCTGCAGACCCTCGGCATCCGCCGCTTCGCCGGCAACCGGCTGCCGTTCGTCAACGCCGCCTCCTCCGCCGGAATCGCGCCGATGCTCGCCATCGCCGAGACCAGCGCCCCGGGCCACCAACTCCCCGCCATCTACGGCGCGGTGATGGTCGCCGGAGTCTTCTGCCTCGCCGTCGGACCCTTCTTCGGCCGGCTCCTGCGCTTCTTCCCGCCGCTCGTCACCGGCGTCGTGATCACCCTCATCGGGGTCACCCTGATGCCCGTGCCCGTCGGCTGGGCACAGGGCGGCGACAAGACCGCCGCCGACTTCGGCGCCATGAAGTACCTGGCACTCGCCGGTTTCACCCTGGTCGTCATCCTGCTCTTCCAGCGCTTCGGCAAGGGCTTCGTCAAGCAGATCGCCCTGCTGCTCGGCCTCTTCATCGGCACCCTCGCCGCGATCCCCTTCGGGATGGCCGACTTCACCGCCCTGCGCGAGGCGCCCGTAGCGGCCCTGCCCGCCCCCTTCGCCTTCGGCGCCCCCGAGTTCCAGCCCGCCGCGATCCTCTCCCTGTGCATCGTGATGCTGGTCCTCATGACCGAGTCCAGTGCCGGCATGCTCGCCCTCGGCGAGATCTGCGAGCGGCGCAGCGACGGCCGCATCATCACCCGCGGGCTGCGCACCGACGGCATCGCCACCCTGATCGGCCCCGTCTTCGGCGGCTTCCCGACCTCGGCCTTCGCCCAGAACGTCGGCGTCGTCTCGCTGACCCGGGTGCGCTCCCGGTACGTGGTCGCCGTCGCCGGCGGCGCCCTGCTGGTCCTCGGCGCCTTCCCGGTCCTCGGCGCGGTCGTCTCGATGGTCCCGATGCCCGTCCTCGGCGGCGCCGGCATCGTCCTGTTCGGCTCGATCGCGGTCAGCGGCATCCGCACCCTGTCGGAAGCCGGCCTCGACGACAGCTCCAACATCATCCTGGTGGCCGTCGCGCTCGGAGCGGGCATCATCCCGCTCGCCGCGCCCACCTTCTACGCCGAGTTCCCCGCCTGGGCGCAGACCGTGCTCGGCTCCGGCATCAGCGCGGGCGCGCTCGTCGCCGTCCTGCTGAACCTGTTCTTCCACCATCTCGGCACCCGGAGCCGTCACGCGGCCCCGGCACTCAAATCCTCCTAG
- the pucL gene encoding factor-independent urate hydroxylase produces MPTILGQNQYGKAENRVVKITRDGDTHHIKDLNVSVALSGDLDDVHLTGSNANCLPTDTTKNTVFAFAKEYGIESAEQFGIHLARHFVTSQEPIKKARIRIEEYSWERIASSDANSKFIGAEEVNHSFARKGQETRVTQITYDGKNWEVISGLKDLVVMNSTNSEFWGYIKDQYTTLQEAYDRILATQVSARWRFNWTDDDQRMPNWERSYEQTKKHMLEAFSETYSYSLQQTLYQMATRIINHRSEIDEVRFSLPNKHHFLVDLEPFGLKNDNEVYYAADRMYGLIEATVLRDGATAQIPVDMTNL; encoded by the coding sequence ATGCCCACGATTCTCGGCCAGAACCAGTACGGCAAAGCAGAGAACCGCGTCGTCAAGATCACGCGGGACGGCGACACCCACCACATCAAGGACCTGAACGTCTCCGTCGCCCTCTCCGGCGACCTCGACGACGTCCACCTCACCGGCTCGAACGCCAACTGCCTCCCCACCGACACGACGAAGAACACCGTCTTCGCGTTCGCCAAGGAGTACGGCATCGAGTCCGCCGAGCAGTTCGGCATCCACCTCGCCCGCCACTTCGTGACGAGCCAGGAGCCGATCAAGAAGGCGCGCATCCGGATCGAGGAGTACTCCTGGGAGCGCATCGCCTCCTCCGATGCCAACTCCAAGTTCATCGGGGCCGAAGAGGTCAACCACTCCTTCGCCCGCAAGGGCCAGGAGACCCGCGTCACCCAGATCACCTACGACGGCAAGAACTGGGAGGTCATCTCCGGCCTCAAGGACCTTGTCGTCATGAACTCCACCAACTCGGAGTTCTGGGGCTACATCAAGGACCAGTACACGACGCTCCAGGAGGCGTACGACCGCATCCTGGCCACCCAGGTGTCCGCCCGCTGGCGGTTCAACTGGACCGATGACGACCAGCGCATGCCCAACTGGGAGCGGTCCTACGAGCAGACCAAGAAGCACATGCTCGAAGCCTTCTCGGAGACGTACTCGTACTCGCTCCAGCAGACGCTGTACCAGATGGCCACGCGCATCATCAACCACCGTTCGGAGATCGACGAAGTCCGCTTCTCGCTCCCGAACAAGCACCACTTCCTGGTCGACCTCGAACCCTTCGGCCTCAAGAACGACAACGAGGTCTACTACGCCGCCGACCGCATGTACGGCCTCATCGAGGCCACCGTCCTCCGCGACGGAGCCACGGCGCAGATCCCGGTCGACATGACCAACCTCTAA
- the uraH gene encoding hydroxyisourate hydrolase, with amino-acid sequence MSTDTTASVSTHILDTSIGRPAEGVAITLAARSGSDAEWVALGGSATDADGRCKDLPALPEGTTHVRLDFEVETYFSKKQAEAQQDAPRVRDSGAFFPEVAITFAVTPGEHYHVPLLLNPFGYSVYRGS; translated from the coding sequence ATGAGCACCGACACCACGGCCTCGGTGTCCACCCACATCCTGGACACCAGCATCGGCCGCCCCGCCGAGGGCGTGGCCATCACGCTCGCGGCCCGCAGCGGCTCCGACGCCGAATGGGTCGCGCTCGGCGGCTCCGCCACCGACGCGGACGGACGATGCAAGGACCTGCCGGCGCTGCCGGAGGGCACCACCCACGTCCGTCTCGACTTCGAAGTCGAGACGTACTTCTCCAAGAAGCAAGCCGAGGCGCAGCAGGACGCCCCCCGCGTAAGGGACAGCGGTGCGTTCTTCCCGGAGGTGGCGATCACGTTCGCCGTCACCCCGGGCGAGCACTATCACGTACCGCTGCTGCTCAACCCGTTCGGCTACTCCGTATACCGAGGGAGCTAG
- the uraD gene encoding 2-oxo-4-hydroxy-4-carboxy-5-ureidoimidazoline decarboxylase, whose amino-acid sequence MTSGTTPGLTRFNTSADSEALAALHEVCSSSAWGSKILAQRPYTTADALFLASDAAMAELTAEDLAEAMAGHPPIGRPKAGDPTSSREQSGMAGASAELKTEMLELNLAYQDRFGHVFLICATGLTGEQMRDALRQRIGNSSEEEREIVRTELGKINRIRLTRLVETSEEESSA is encoded by the coding sequence GTGACTTCAGGTACGACACCGGGCCTCACCCGGTTCAACACCTCGGCGGACAGCGAGGCCCTCGCCGCGCTCCACGAGGTGTGTTCCAGTTCGGCGTGGGGGAGCAAGATCCTCGCCCAGCGCCCGTACACCACCGCCGACGCTCTCTTCCTCGCCAGCGACGCCGCCATGGCCGAGCTGACCGCCGAGGACCTTGCCGAGGCGATGGCGGGGCACCCGCCGATCGGTCGTCCGAAGGCCGGGGACCCGACCTCCTCCCGCGAACAGAGCGGGATGGCCGGCGCCTCCGCGGAGCTCAAGACCGAGATGCTCGAACTCAACCTGGCCTACCAGGACAGGTTCGGACACGTCTTCCTCATCTGCGCCACCGGCCTGACCGGCGAGCAGATGCGCGACGCGCTCCGGCAGCGGATCGGCAACTCGTCCGAGGAGGAGCGGGAGATCGTCCGCACCGAACTGGGCAAGATCAACCGCATCCGGCTGACCCGTCTCGTAGAGACCTCCGAGGAAGAGAGCTCCGCATGA
- a CDS encoding helix-turn-helix domain-containing protein, with translation MGAELLVPAQAEADDVVLSWEGEDVLAVRLPQLSESLDHILAAMERRHGMPLAELDRKSKQEAVRLLEARGAFAVRHGVETVAGALGVSRFTVYNYLNRETALSREKAAKGE, from the coding sequence ATGGGCGCCGAGCTGCTCGTCCCCGCGCAGGCGGAGGCCGACGATGTCGTCCTGTCCTGGGAGGGGGAGGACGTGCTCGCCGTGCGGCTGCCCCAGCTGTCCGAATCCCTCGATCACATCCTCGCGGCGATGGAGCGGCGGCACGGGATGCCACTGGCCGAACTGGACCGCAAGTCCAAGCAGGAGGCCGTCCGGCTCCTGGAGGCCCGGGGGGCCTTCGCCGTACGCCATGGAGTGGAGACGGTGGCGGGTGCACTGGGTGTCAGCCGCTTCACCGTGTACAACTACCTGAACAGGGAGACCGCCCTGAGCAGGGAAAAGGCGGCCAAGGGCGAGTAG
- a CDS encoding thiamine-binding protein → MRLRVEFTTEPFDLDEAPAHAVVAREVIQSAELDAVDVGPFGNTAEGGADEVLTAVDALLRKSLAAGATRVSLQVNVLGEDGK, encoded by the coding sequence GTGCGTTTGAGAGTGGAGTTCACGACCGAGCCGTTCGACCTCGACGAGGCGCCGGCGCACGCGGTCGTGGCTCGTGAGGTCATCCAGTCGGCCGAACTGGACGCGGTCGACGTCGGCCCCTTCGGGAACACGGCGGAAGGCGGTGCCGACGAGGTGCTGACCGCCGTCGACGCGCTGCTGCGCAAGTCGCTGGCGGCCGGCGCCACCCGCGTCTCCCTCCAGGTCAATGTGCTCGGGGAGGACGGGAAGTGA
- a CDS encoding TIM barrel protein — MGFTDQRFDVNLSILFTELPLLERPAAAAAAGFTAVELWWPWIDTATPEQNELDALKKALEDAGTQLVGLNFYAGQLPGPDRGALSVPGDESDRFRANIEVAADFAASVGCKALNALYGNRVEGVDPQIQDALALENLALAARAADRIGAILLVETLNKPESPLYPLVSAPSAIEVIDKVNAATGLGNAKFLLDIYHLSMNGENVSQVIAEYAAKTGHVQIADNPGRGAPGTGDLPLEQLLDELKKAGYEGWIGLEYKAADAAASFEWLPAEARPAS; from the coding sequence ATGGGATTCACGGACCAGCGCTTCGATGTGAACCTGTCGATCCTCTTCACGGAACTCCCGCTCCTGGAGCGCCCCGCGGCCGCCGCCGCGGCGGGCTTCACCGCGGTCGAGCTGTGGTGGCCCTGGATCGACACCGCCACCCCCGAGCAGAACGAGCTCGACGCCCTCAAGAAGGCTCTTGAGGACGCCGGCACCCAGCTGGTGGGCCTGAACTTCTACGCCGGGCAGCTCCCCGGCCCGGACCGCGGAGCCCTCTCCGTACCCGGGGACGAGTCGGACCGCTTCCGCGCCAACATCGAGGTGGCGGCCGACTTCGCCGCCTCGGTCGGCTGCAAGGCGCTCAACGCGCTCTACGGCAACCGCGTCGAGGGCGTCGACCCGCAGATCCAGGACGCCCTCGCCCTGGAGAACCTGGCCCTGGCCGCCCGCGCGGCCGACCGGATCGGCGCGATCCTCCTCGTCGAGACCCTCAACAAGCCGGAGTCGCCGCTCTACCCGCTGGTGAGCGCCCCCTCCGCCATCGAGGTGATCGACAAGGTCAACGCGGCGACCGGACTCGGCAACGCCAAGTTCCTCCTCGACATCTACCACCTGTCGATGAACGGCGAGAACGTCAGCCAGGTCATCGCCGAGTACGCGGCGAAGACCGGCCACGTCCAGATCGCCGACAACCCGGGCCGCGGCGCGCCGGGCACCGGCGACCTGCCCCTGGAGCAGCTCCTCGACGAGCTGAAGAAGGCCGGCTACGAGGGCTGGATCGGCCTGGAGTACAAGGCCGCCGACGCCGCCGCGTCCTTCGAGTGGCTCCCGGCCGAGGCCCGCCCCGCCAGCTGA